In Streptomyces capitiformicae, one genomic interval encodes:
- a CDS encoding cytochrome P450 family protein, whose protein sequence is MVATLSENELGHVLLTLRGAQWIMGTKGDPYALVLRASDDDPRAVGHAARERGALFWSSAQAWVTADHEQVSAVLDDPRLTPSPSAGWVPLDVGQPAPWVVPGLRDVLPLAGLSTELDRHEYERLRGWAASAIADTAASERWRAAAARIFLDRIDGLGERFDLMADLVRPAVVAFTGLLLGMEPQSRHGARFALLGEQAVGALDATLCPPGPDTARRLTTTMPELAGLLTEVIGAAGDGGVATGDDSVVARLLGTATAHGSPLDVDVHTVSALLATGGTELAVDLLCNAVDALLDHPDQWELLRADPGLVPAAIDETLRYAPPVRLHRLYAREEFELAGNTIAVGEEVVVLIEAAQRDPSVHEAPDRFDLRRATRARHFVHAEGVWTGLVGPLVRLQAEAGLRAIVTAVPQISRTGEVLRRLRSPLTRGVLRFPAAVGNS, encoded by the coding sequence ATGGTGGCGACTCTGAGCGAGAACGAACTGGGGCACGTCCTGCTGACTCTGCGGGGTGCCCAATGGATCATGGGAACCAAGGGCGATCCGTACGCGCTCGTGCTGCGGGCGTCCGACGACGACCCGCGCGCCGTCGGGCACGCGGCCCGCGAGCGGGGTGCCCTCTTCTGGAGCAGTGCCCAAGCCTGGGTGACGGCCGACCACGAGCAGGTCTCGGCGGTCCTGGACGATCCCCGGCTGACCCCGAGCCCCAGTGCGGGCTGGGTGCCGCTCGACGTGGGGCAGCCCGCCCCGTGGGTGGTACCCGGGCTGCGGGACGTGCTGCCCCTCGCAGGGCTGTCGACCGAGCTGGACCGGCACGAGTACGAGCGGCTGCGGGGCTGGGCGGCATCCGCGATCGCGGACACCGCGGCTTCGGAGCGGTGGCGGGCGGCTGCCGCCCGGATCTTCCTCGACCGTATCGACGGCCTGGGGGAGCGGTTCGACCTGATGGCCGATCTCGTCCGGCCGGCTGTGGTGGCGTTCACCGGGCTGCTGCTCGGCATGGAGCCGCAGTCGCGGCACGGTGCCCGATTCGCGCTCCTGGGTGAGCAGGCCGTGGGCGCGCTGGACGCGACGCTGTGCCCGCCCGGTCCGGACACGGCCCGACGGCTGACGACCACGATGCCCGAGCTGGCCGGGCTGCTCACCGAGGTGATCGGTGCGGCCGGCGACGGCGGCGTGGCAACAGGAGACGACAGTGTCGTCGCGCGACTGCTGGGCACTGCGACAGCTCACGGGTCACCCCTCGATGTGGACGTCCACACGGTGAGCGCGCTGCTCGCGACGGGCGGCACCGAGCTGGCCGTCGATCTGCTCTGCAACGCGGTTGACGCGCTGCTGGACCATCCCGACCAGTGGGAACTGCTCCGCGCGGATCCGGGTCTCGTGCCCGCGGCGATCGACGAGACACTTCGATACGCGCCGCCGGTCCGGCTTCACCGGCTGTACGCGCGTGAGGAGTTCGAGCTCGCCGGCAACACGATCGCCGTGGGCGAGGAAGTGGTGGTACTGATCGAAGCGGCCCAGCGTGACCCCTCGGTTCACGAGGCTCCCGATCGCTTCGACCTTCGAAGGGCGACCCGCGCCCGCCACTTCGTGCACGCCGAGGGCGTCTGGACCGGCCTTGTCGGTCCGCTGGTCCGGCTGCAGGCGGAGGCGGGACTGCGGGCCATCGTGACCGCAGTCCCGCAGATCAGCCGTACGGGCGAGGTACTGCGCCGTCTCAGGTCGCCCCTCACCCGTGGTGTGCTGCGCTTCCCCGCAGCCGTCGGCAACTCATGA
- the rfbB gene encoding dTDP-glucose 4,6-dehydratase yields the protein MNILVTGAAGFIGSAYVRMLLDAHSPPHVTVLDKLTYAGSLANLDLGRPGLRFVQGDICDTALVDRLMAEADQVVHFAAESHVDRSITGPEDFVRTNVLGTHVLLDAALRHGVGPFVHVSTDEVYGSIASGSWTEDHPLAPNSPYSAAKASSDLLALACHRTHGLDVRVTRCSNNYGPRQFPEKIIPLFVTNLLDGEPVPLYGEGTNVREWVHVEDHCHGVEAVRAHGRAGEIYHLGGGTELTNRELTGLLLDACGADWSSVRRVPDRKGHDLRYSLDDGKARRELGYRPRHDFAAGLAATVSWYRDHRAWWEPLKRGTRPLSVG from the coding sequence ATGAATATCTTGGTCACCGGCGCGGCCGGGTTCATCGGTTCGGCGTACGTCAGGATGCTGCTCGACGCCCACTCCCCGCCGCACGTCACCGTGCTGGACAAGCTCACGTACGCGGGCTCGCTCGCCAACCTCGACCTGGGCCGTCCCGGCCTGAGGTTCGTCCAGGGCGACATCTGCGACACCGCCCTGGTGGATCGGCTGATGGCCGAGGCCGACCAGGTGGTGCACTTCGCCGCCGAGTCGCACGTGGACCGGTCGATCACGGGCCCGGAGGATTTCGTACGGACCAACGTGCTGGGGACGCACGTACTCCTGGACGCCGCTCTGCGGCACGGCGTCGGACCCTTCGTGCACGTGTCGACGGACGAGGTGTACGGCTCCATAGCCTCGGGCTCGTGGACCGAGGACCACCCGCTCGCCCCCAACTCCCCCTACTCCGCCGCCAAGGCCTCCTCCGACCTGCTCGCCCTGGCCTGTCACCGCACCCACGGCCTGGACGTGCGCGTCACCCGGTGTTCGAACAACTACGGGCCGCGCCAGTTCCCGGAGAAGATCATCCCGCTGTTCGTCACCAACCTCCTGGACGGCGAGCCGGTCCCGCTGTACGGCGAGGGCACGAACGTACGGGAATGGGTCCATGTCGAGGACCACTGCCATGGAGTGGAGGCGGTACGCGCCCACGGCCGCGCCGGGGAGATCTATCACCTGGGAGGCGGCACCGAACTGACCAACCGCGAGCTGACCGGGCTGCTCCTGGATGCCTGCGGGGCCGACTGGAGCAGTGTGCGCCGGGTTCCCGACCGCAAGGGTCACGACCTGCGCTACTCACTCGACGACGGCAAGGCCCGCCGGGAACTCGGCTACCGCCCCCGGCACGACTTCGCCGCGGGTCTGGCGGCCACAGTCTCCTGGTACCGCGACCACCGTGCCTGGTGGGAACCCCTCAAACGCGGAACGCGCCCGCTGTCGGTCGGCTGA
- a CDS encoding activator-dependent family glycosyltransferase, translating to MRVLFVTLAVKTHFFVQAPLAWALRAAGHEVCVASQPDLVDDIAATGLTAVPVGPPLAAEAGMEVARQQYEAAAARLADPPNPQDLMRFQELRPEKLTYDFTHGVFTVMTSTVFQNFSAERTIDDLVDLGRRWQPDLVIWDTVMMGAAVAAQACGAAHARLLYGLDLVGRMRESYLAEVDRRDPELREDPLAEWLTRASAGYGGEFSEELVVGQWTIDPTPSSMRLAVDHPYVPVRHIPYNGPSVVPDWLREPPKRRRVCLTLGLSFRDVQGGGQASASTLLEALAELDAEVVATLSPEQLAAVGTLPDNVRAVDFVPLNELLPSCSAIVHHGGYGTWQNALVHGVPQVLVASDVWDGVPRAELIDEAGAGLTLPADAAPEKIRDAVARVLDDSAYAEKAAALGAEIRATPAPTDLIPELERLTAAHRRPA from the coding sequence ATGCGCGTACTCTTCGTGACACTGGCTGTCAAGACACACTTCTTCGTTCAGGCCCCGCTGGCGTGGGCCCTGCGTGCCGCCGGGCACGAGGTCTGTGTCGCCAGCCAACCGGATCTCGTGGACGACATCGCCGCGACCGGCCTCACCGCGGTGCCGGTGGGGCCGCCGCTCGCGGCGGAGGCGGGGATGGAGGTCGCCCGCCAGCAGTACGAGGCAGCCGCCGCGCGGCTCGCCGACCCGCCCAACCCGCAGGACCTGATGCGGTTCCAGGAACTGCGCCCCGAGAAACTCACCTACGACTTCACCCACGGCGTGTTCACGGTGATGACCTCGACCGTGTTCCAGAACTTCTCCGCCGAGCGGACGATCGACGACCTGGTGGACCTGGGCCGGCGCTGGCAGCCCGACCTGGTCATCTGGGACACGGTCATGATGGGCGCCGCCGTGGCGGCCCAGGCATGCGGCGCGGCACACGCCCGGCTGCTGTACGGCCTGGACCTCGTGGGCCGGATGCGGGAGAGCTACCTGGCCGAGGTCGACCGCCGCGACCCCGAGCTGCGGGAGGACCCGCTCGCCGAGTGGCTCACCCGGGCGAGCGCCGGCTACGGGGGCGAGTTCTCCGAGGAACTGGTGGTCGGGCAGTGGACCATCGACCCCACGCCCTCCTCGATGCGCCTGGCCGTGGACCACCCGTATGTCCCGGTCCGGCACATCCCGTACAACGGACCGTCCGTTGTGCCTGACTGGCTGCGCGAACCGCCGAAGCGGCGGCGGGTCTGCCTGACCCTCGGGCTCTCCTTCCGCGATGTGCAGGGCGGAGGCCAGGCATCGGCCTCGACCCTGCTCGAAGCGCTCGCGGAACTGGACGCCGAAGTCGTGGCGACGCTGTCGCCCGAGCAGCTGGCCGCTGTCGGCACCCTGCCCGACAACGTGCGGGCCGTCGACTTCGTGCCGCTGAACGAGCTGCTGCCGAGCTGCTCGGCCATCGTTCACCACGGCGGCTACGGCACCTGGCAGAACGCTCTGGTGCATGGCGTACCGCAGGTACTCGTGGCCAGCGATGTGTGGGACGGCGTTCCCAGAGCTGAGCTGATCGACGAGGCCGGAGCGGGCCTGACCCTGCCGGCGGACGCGGCTCCCGAGAAGATCCGGGACGCCGTGGCGCGGGTGCTGGACGATTCGGCGTACGCGGAGAAGGCGGCGGCGCTGGGCGCGGAGATCCGTGCAACGCCCGCGCCGACCGACCTCATCCCGGAACTGGAGCGACTGACCGCCGCGCACCGGCGACCGGCGTAG